From the unidentified bacterial endosymbiont genome, one window contains:
- a CDS encoding YqaA family protein: MSDVLSLASLFASSFLSATLLPGNSEVVLVAMLLSGVSQPWLLILIATMGNSFGGLTNVILGRFFPLREKSRWQEKAVGWLKRYGAATLLLSWMPVIGDLLCLLAGWMRISWGPVLFYLCLGKALRYVLVAYVTLQGMTWWH; the protein is encoded by the coding sequence GTGAGTGATGTACTGTCACTTGCTTCATTATTTGCCAGCAGTTTTTTAAGCGCCACGCTGTTACCGGGAAATTCGGAAGTGGTGCTGGTGGCAATGCTGTTGTCCGGCGTCAGTCAGCCCTGGTTGCTTATATTAATAGCAACAATGGGTAATAGCTTTGGAGGGCTGACTAACGTTATTCTTGGTCGTTTCTTTCCACTGCGTGAGAAATCGCGCTGGCAGGAAAAGGCAGTTGGCTGGCTAAAACGCTATGGCGCTGCCACGCTGTTATTAAGCTGGATGCCTGTAATAGGTGATTTACTGTGTCTGCTGGCGGGATGGATGCGCATCTCCTGGGGACCTGTGCTCTTTTATTTATGCCTTGGCAAGGCGTTGCGCTATGTTCTTGTAGCATACGTAACACTGCAGGGTATGACGTGGTGGCACTAA
- the yqaB gene encoding fructose-1-phosphate/6-phosphogluconate phosphatase, whose product MYAQYDGLIFDMDGTILDTEPTHRQAWTDVLGRYGMRFDFQAMVALNGSPTWRIAQAVIELNQADLDPHLLAREKTDAVKAMLLDTVRPLPLIDVVKEWHGRRPMAVGTGSESAIAEALLSHLGLRHYFSVVVAADHVKNHKPAPDTFLLCAERMGVPAAKCVVFEDADFGIQAAQDAGMAAVDVRLL is encoded by the coding sequence ATGTACGCACAGTATGACGGTTTAATCTTCGATATGGATGGCACAATCCTTGATACCGAGCCCACACATCGCCAGGCCTGGACTGATGTACTGGGGCGTTACGGTATGCGCTTTGACTTCCAGGCGATGGTTGCCCTCAACGGATCCCCGACATGGCGTATTGCGCAGGCTGTGATTGAACTTAATCAGGCCGATCTCGACCCGCACCTGCTTGCGCGTGAAAAAACTGATGCGGTAAAAGCCATGCTTTTAGATACCGTGCGCCCTTTGCCCTTAATCGATGTCGTAAAAGAGTGGCACGGGCGTCGTCCTATGGCGGTCGGTACGGGCAGTGAAAGTGCCATTGCTGAAGCGCTGCTCAGCCACCTGGGCCTGCGCCACTACTTCTCTGTCGTCGTGGCTGCCGATCATGTTAAAAACCACAAGCCTGCACCGGACACCTTTCTGCTTTGCGCAGAACGAATGGGGGTACCCGCAGCAAAATGCGTTGTGTTTGAAGATGCCGACTTTGGTATTCAGGCCGCGCAAGATGCCGGAATGGCGGCGGTGGATGTTCGCTTACTGTGA